A window of Solanum stenotomum isolate F172 chromosome 3, ASM1918654v1, whole genome shotgun sequence contains these coding sequences:
- the LOC125858528 gene encoding subtilisin-like protease SBT3.4, translating to MNINHFLSYKLAFTALLLLFNLGIYAHGESKVHIVYMGTRQHDDAQLTTSAHHQILTSVLGSEEAARDSIIYSYKHGFSGFAAKLTKSQAKKIAELPDVVHVIPNHLYKLHTTRSWDYLGLSTSSPPTNLLHQSNMGDSVIIGVLDTGIWPESEAYNDKGLGPIPSKWKGHCQSSTDFDPAKACNRKLIGAKYFIKGLEAELGRPIIKDPSFLTKEFASPRDRNGHGTHTSSTAGGSFSPNASYHGLAYRTVRGGAPKARLAMYKVCWDWPRGGCDFADVIKGIDEAIHDGVDILSLSLGTNTPQFAAVDMHSIGFPSFHAVMNGITVVCSGGNDGPIPQTVDDTSPWIITVAASSIDRSFPTLITLGNNRTFTGQSLYTGKETGFISIVHQESSDFEDNHYCDTLNTNDTWAAGKVVLCFLVKGDENDLGTALQVVQVVGGLGLIAAKNPTRTLDYYASDFPSIGVSFDIGAQLLDIRFFSRNPQVKLSPTRTHIGKPVSTHIASFSSRGPNSVAPAILKPDIAAPGVNILAAVPPSETPYEFESGTSMAAPHVSGIVALLKSLHPHWSPAAIKSALVTTAWQTDPHSGEPIIAEGNTDKIADPFDFGGGLVNANAAKDPGLVYDMGFSDYVFSYLCPMGYNTSAIGRIINGFVTCANKMPSLVDFNVPSLTIPSLRKTVTVKRTVTNVGPVNSKYKAFIEPPLGITIKVKPETLIFNSSTKKISFTLTISTSHKYTTGYYFGSLTWTDGVHKVRSPISVRTEFPELAG from the exons ATGAACATCAATCACTTTCTTTCATATAAATTGGCTTTCACTGCTCTGCTCCTTCTCTTCAACTTAGGAATTTATGCACATGGCGAATCCAAA GTTCATATTGTTTACATGGGAACAAGACAACATGATGATGCACAACTCACAACATCAGCTCACCATCAAATACTTACTTCTGTCCTCGGAAG TGAAGAAGCTGCAAGAGATTCAATCATCTACAGTTACAAACATGGTTTCTCTGGCTTCGCTGCCAAGTTAACAAAATCTCAAGCCAAAAAGATTGCGG AGTTACCTGATGTGGTCCATGTGATTCCAAATCACTTGTACAAGTTACACACAACAAGAAGTTGGGATTACCTTGGCCTGTCCACATCTTCTCCTCCAACAAACctccttcatcaatccaacatGGGAGATAGCGTCATCATCGGTGTCCTTGATACAG GAATATGGCCAGAAAGTGAAGCATACAATGACAAAGGCCTTGGGCCAATTCCTTCAAAATGGAAGGGCCACTGTCAGTCTAGTACAGATTTCGATCCTGCTAAGGCATGCAACAGGAAACTAATTGGAGCAAAATACTTTATAAAAGGTTTAGAAGCAGAGCTGGGAAGGCCAATAATCAAGGATCCTAGTTTTCTTACGAAAGAGTTCGCGTCACCAAGGGATAGAAATGGACATGGCACACACACATCAAGCACCGCAGGTGGCTCCTTTTCACCAAATGCAAGTTACCATGGACTTGCTTATCGCACAGTTAGGGGTGGTGCACCCAAGGCTCGTCTTGCTATGTACAAGGTGTGTTGGGACTGGCCTAGAGGAGGATGTGACTTTGCTGATGTAATTAAGGGTATTGATGAAGCAATTCATGATGGAGTTGATATTTTATCACTATCTCTTGGCACAAACACACCTCAGTTCGCTGCTGTTGATATGCATAGTATTGGTTTTCCATCTTTCCATGCTGTCATGAATGGAATCACAGTCGTTTGTTCGGGGGGAAACGATGGACCAATTCCCCAAACAGTAGACGATACATCACCATGGATAATAACTGTGGCAGCTTCTAGTATTGACAGGTCCTTTCCCACACTCATTACATTAGGCAACAACCGGACTTTCACT GGTCAATCCCTGTATACCGGAAAGGAGACTGGTTTTATCAGCATTGTACATCAAGAGAGCTCTGATTTTGAAGATAATCA CTATTGCGACACCTTAAATACAAATGATACATGGGCGGCTGGAAAAGTGGTGCTTTGCTTCCTGGTTAAAGGAGACGAGAACGATTTAGGAACAGCTCTACAAGTTGTCCAGGTGGTTGGAGGCTTGGGATTGATTGCTGCTAAGAATCCAACCAGAACCCTGGATTATTATGCTTCTGACTTCCCAAGTATTGGAGTAAGTTTCGACATTGGAGCTCAATTACTCGATATCCGATTCTTTTC cAGGAATCCACAAGTAAAGCTGAGTCCTACTAGAACTCATATTGGAAAACCTGTTTCAACACATATTGCATCCTTCTCATCTCGAGGTCCCAATTCTGTTGCCCCCGCCATACTTAAG CCAGATATAGCAGCTCCAGGAGTCAATATATTGGCTGCTGTTCCTCCTTCAGAAACTCCGTACGAATTTGAATCAGGAACATCCATGGCAGCTCCTCACGTGTCTGGCATTGTTGCGTTGCTCAAGTCCCTGCACCCACATTGGTCTCCAGCTGCTATCAAGTCTGCACTTGTCACAACAG CATGGCAAACGGACCCTCATTCAGGGGAACCAATTATAGCAGAGGGAAATACAGATAAGATTGCTGATCCGTTTGATTTTGGTGGTGGACTCGTGAATGCAAATGCTGCAAAAGATCCTGGCCTAGTCTATGACATGGGATTCTCGGACTATGTTTTTAGTTATTTGTGCCCAATGGGCTATAACACAAGTGCCATCGGTAGAATCATTAACGGATTTGTTACTTGTGCAAACAAAATGCCTTCCCTTGTTGATTTCAATGTCCCTTCTTTAACAATACCAAGTCTCAGGAAAACAGTTACTGTTAAAAGAACAGTCACCAACGTCGGACCAGTGAACTCCAAATATAAGGCTTTCATTGAGCCTCCACTGGGCATTACCATAAAAGTAAAGCCTGAAACTTTGATATTCAACTCCAGCACCAAGAAAATCTCATTCACTCTCACCATTTCAACCAGTCACAAATACACAACAGGCTATTATTTCGGGAGCTTAACTTGGACTGACGGGGTGCACAAAGTAAGAAGCCCAATATCTGTGAGAACAGAGTTCCCTGAACTTGCTGGTTAA